A genomic segment from Pistricoccus aurantiacus encodes:
- a CDS encoding integrase core domain-containing protein, translating to MENFNGKFHDGCLNQHWFLGLTDARHEINQGRAHCNNPVRPHSLLDYLPPVTYDQRYA from the coding sequence ATTGAGAACTTTAACGGCAAATTCCACGATGGATGCCTCAATCAGCACTGGTTTCTGGGTCTCACCGATGCCCGGCATGAAATCAACCAAGGGAGAGCCCACTGCAACAACCCTGTCAGACCGCACAGCTTGCTGGACTATCTGCCACCCGTGACCTATGACCAGCGGTATGCATGA
- a CDS encoding IS1380 family transposase, translated as MTKCTTPTAAFPRCKGRQILASFDGGDVTSDGGILLLRQMDREVGLTRAVARRISDDRDPQRCLHRTETLVRQRVFGLAMGYEDLNDHHALRHDIALQTAVNTDGVLASQSTLCRFEQQAGRDWAVAIHEEMIEQFIRSFRQPPKKPLYLDFDATDDRVHGQQLGRHFNGYYDHYIFLPLCVFCGDQLLVSYLRPASRDAAHHAGAILALLVRRLRQEWPDVKIVFRGDSGFCRPLILNWCDRHGVDYIIGIAGNQRLAKLALDIDYASAIRFEKTWEKQRVFGFIKYAAGSWNKRRRQVIVKSETTRRGFNTRYVVTNLRGCSAEWLYDNRYCARGEMENRIKEQQFLFSDRTSCHEWWPNQYRLLLSGLAYLLLERMRRVYLKRTAFAQAQVNTIRLKLLKIGAVITRNTRTIRLMLSSQYPEQDLFLKLASKLVPG; from the coding sequence ATGACAAAATGTACCACGCCGACCGCCGCCTTTCCACGCTGCAAAGGCCGTCAGATCCTCGCCAGCTTCGATGGCGGTGACGTCACCTCCGACGGCGGCATCCTGCTGCTGCGGCAGATGGATCGTGAGGTGGGCCTGACTCGCGCCGTCGCCCGCCGGATCAGCGATGATCGTGACCCGCAGCGCTGCCTGCATCGCACCGAAACTCTGGTCCGGCAACGCGTGTTCGGCCTGGCGATGGGCTATGAAGATCTCAACGACCACCATGCCCTGCGTCATGACATCGCCCTACAGACCGCCGTCAATACGGATGGCGTGCTGGCCAGCCAGTCGACCCTGTGTCGCTTCGAACAGCAGGCCGGCCGGGATTGGGCGGTCGCCATCCACGAGGAGATGATCGAGCAGTTCATCCGTTCGTTCCGGCAGCCGCCCAAGAAGCCGCTCTACCTCGACTTCGATGCCACCGATGACCGAGTACACGGCCAGCAACTCGGACGGCACTTCAATGGTTACTACGACCACTACATCTTCCTGCCGCTATGCGTATTCTGTGGCGACCAGCTGCTGGTCAGCTATCTGCGTCCGGCCTCGCGAGATGCCGCCCATCACGCCGGCGCCATCCTCGCCTTGCTGGTCCGGCGGCTGCGCCAAGAATGGCCCGATGTGAAGATCGTCTTCCGTGGCGACAGCGGCTTCTGCCGCCCGCTGATCCTCAATTGGTGCGACCGCCACGGCGTCGATTACATCATCGGCATCGCCGGCAACCAGCGCCTGGCCAAGCTGGCTCTAGACATCGACTACGCGTCGGCCATCCGCTTCGAGAAGACCTGGGAGAAGCAGCGTGTCTTCGGCTTCATCAAGTACGCCGCCGGCAGTTGGAACAAACGCCGACGACAGGTGATCGTCAAGTCCGAGACCACGCGGCGCGGCTTCAACACCCGCTATGTGGTCACCAACCTGCGGGGTTGCAGCGCCGAATGGCTCTACGATAATCGCTACTGCGCCCGGGGCGAGATGGAGAACCGCATCAAGGAGCAGCAGTTCCTGTTCTCCGACCGCACCAGTTGTCACGAGTGGTGGCCCAACCAGTACCGGCTGCTGCTCTCGGGGCTGGCCTACCTGCTGCTGGAACGGATGCGTCGGGTTTACCTCAAACGCACCGCCTTCGCCCAAGCCCAGGTCAACACCATCCGCCTGAAGCTGCTGAAGATCGGCGCCGTCATTACCCGCAACACGCGCACTATCCGGTTGATGCTGAGCAGCCAGTATCCCGAGCAAGACCTTTTCCTGAAGCTGGCCAGCAAGTTGGTGCCGGGATAG
- a CDS encoding SpvB/TcaC N-terminal domain-containing protein produces MGEKFAANPVTGTGAMSVPIYTSPGRSGFGPQLSLSYNSGAGNGPFGFGWSLALPSITRKTDKGLPQYVDAVDSDVFTLSGAEDLVPVYRQSSDGNWVRDAAGQLVVHEDDINGYRVHRYRPRIEGLFARIERWSKIGSPGDVHWRSISKDNILTLYGHDANSRIADPLDASRIFSWLICESRDDKGNGIRYLYKKEDGDYQLRPGQADPFNQVHQRNRGLASDSRRTAQRYLQRVLYGNLKPLLDAQGRRPRYLSDLPNPPSDTDADWLFEVRFDYGELNEGNPTGQPEKPWRYRLDAFSSYRSGFEVRTCRRCERVLMLHHIPDQPAGPGRAAQPGYQGVVRSTEFTYDDEIDPGLATRPVYSFLKQVAQTGWKQEGGSTTRRSLPPVEFTYTVPIVHEIVEEADLASLKNLPIGLDGNTYRWTDLHGEGIPGILTEQAGAWCYKRNWSPIPQKQTDGSEAVKAWFAPLEIVTLKPNAALSSGTEFMDLAGDGQPDVVVMEGPTPGLYEHDEAEGWQSFRPFTSRLTRDLRDPNLKFVDLDGDGHADVLITEDDALVWHASLAEAGFGPARRVAQALDEEKGPRLVFADGTQSIFLADMSGDGLTDLVRIRNGEVCYWPNLGYCRFGAKVTMSFTDESGCSACFDHCDQFDHKRIRLADIDGSGTTDIIYLHRDGVRLYFNQSGNGWSQPQVLKVFPRIDDLASIVPIDLLGNGTACLVWSSSLPGDARRPMRYVNLMGGQKPHLLVKTVNNLGAETRVNYAPSTKFYLQDKRDGRPWITRLPFPVHVVERVETWDHISRNRFVTRYAYHHGYFDGEEREFRGFGMVEQWDTEQFAALADGAVPADNIDSASHVPPVLTRTWFHTGVYRGRDHVADYFAGLLDAHDVGEYFREPGLSDAQARELLLEDTLLPDGLGVEEEREACRALKGAMLRQEIYALDGVGVDADYPHGHPYTVAEQNFTIRALQPRGLNRHAVFFTHAREALTYHYERNPTDPRIQHALTMEVDDFGNVLKQAAIGYGRRASPLSEQWDRNRQTTALMTCAENTVTNAVDDTTKYPDDYRSPHPCESRSYELTGVAQYDKRLGFKRLVDEIATAAPLKYEEESTAGQKQKRLIEHVCTLYRKDDLSGLLPLNKLEPLALSGESYRLAFTPGLLDQVFKRPRLAQPDEFLLPLAARAAILGGQAGDQGGYVDLVGNSHWWIPSGRLFYHPDDVAAPVELAEARAHFFQPRRYRDPFDQHAFVDFDAYGLLMVETRDALNNRVTVDANDYRVLQPRLISDPNRNRTEVAFDALGMVVGTAVMGKPHPAEAEGDSLAGFATDLTQDELDDFFDAVDPHANAAALLEDATTRILYGLDRFRRTQQAHPDEPKEWLPACAATLVRETHLHAPLSPQGLKIPLSFSYSDGFGREVQKKIQAEPGPVPQRDAAGKIIVGVDGQPVMTPNEVSPRWVGSGWTVFNNKGKPIRQYEPFFTDTHRFELDMRIGVSPVLFYDPAERVIATLHPNHTYEKVTFDPWQQTTYDVNDTCAPPVQKPGDPPPRETGDPRTDPDIGGYVKKYFEALSVDSAQPWQTWYAQRIGNALGTDERNAAERAGAHADTPTTAHFDALGRPFLTVARNRVVCEGHLLHNKPDEQFRTRVELDIEGNQRTVFDERKLPDTDNLPLGALEQRIVMQYAYDMLGNRIHQQSQEAGARWMLNDVAGKPIRAWDSRGHNFTTKYDALRRPIEQYVRGTFSDPDPLKPNSDPRTLNPPNEAGLLVDRIEYGEPPLNPTQEQEAEAQRLNLRTRIYRHLDSAGIATNARLDAADKPIEAYDFKGNLLRSTRQLISDYKAIPDWSRNPKPHLDAETFEGRTRYDALNHPVQSVAPHSSLGRGKVNVIQPVFNEANLLERVDVWLERVAEPGELLDPTVEAPSRVGVTDIDYDAKGQRLRIDYKNGASTFYRYDPLTFRLTQLLTRRKPADSPGDDPQPADPAWPGKQVQNLHYTYDPAGNITHIRDDAQQAIYFKNQRVEPSNDYVYDALYRLIQAQGREHLGQAGAAPIPHSYSDAGRIGLLHPGDGNAMGTYTERYVYDAVGNFLQMQHRGSDPAHPGWTRAYTYAETSLIEDGKDGTPVKASNRLTRTMLNPAGNTPQPESYRHDAHGNMLSMPQLNAMQWDYKDQLQLTQRQKVNDEDVDGVERHGERTWYIYDASGQRVRKVTELANHGGIKDERIYLGGFEVFRSYQGPFNARTLKLERETLHVTDDKRRIALVEMRTLGDEQDVPQRLIRYQFGNHLGSSSLELDEQAQIISYEEYAPYGSSTYQAARSQTETAKRYRYTGKERDEESGLYYHGARYYAAWLGRWANCDPVGIVDGANLYQYCRCMPVKGTDPCGTQTAMSETSVLQTIYKTLEQKRIAYNSETTVKLTLSDGTTAVRRYDVFYQDPKTKEFHGIEAKGASPGKLTATQLQTDRIVQEYGARFEVLDTAAKPPSAVKAQNLPITKGMQGQIRPGHLQYAHGRPGYVPNPTEPFSTDVNFWRAMMDESHPNMNAPPNTARMTSINQPTKHLSQAEAAAQTAKNVGSKATRPSPLPPSLGGTTKPLQAPIRLAPPEPVPPISPPKQSVGPSAVPKSAPPAALPKGAAPGILEGIAGKLAGPGAVLGGYLSFKTHYHDVMMIFDPSNPELGPVNTHRFDSVGTEWIKIGPQTWVTRDYYDKML; encoded by the coding sequence ATGGGCGAAAAGTTTGCCGCCAACCCGGTCACGGGCACCGGCGCGATGTCGGTGCCCATCTATACCAGTCCAGGCCGTTCGGGCTTCGGCCCGCAACTCTCACTGAGCTATAATTCCGGCGCCGGCAACGGCCCATTCGGTTTCGGCTGGAGCCTGGCGTTACCGTCGATCACGCGCAAGACCGACAAGGGCCTGCCGCAATATGTCGATGCGGTCGATTCCGACGTCTTTACTCTCTCGGGCGCCGAGGACCTGGTGCCGGTTTACCGGCAGAGTTCCGACGGCAACTGGGTGCGCGATGCAGCAGGCCAATTGGTCGTCCACGAAGACGACATCAACGGCTATCGAGTCCACCGCTACCGTCCTCGCATCGAAGGGCTCTTCGCGCGCATCGAGCGATGGAGCAAGATCGGCTCGCCCGGCGACGTCCACTGGCGCTCGATCTCGAAGGACAACATCCTCACGCTCTACGGCCATGACGCCAATTCGCGTATTGCCGACCCGCTCGACGCCAGCCGCATCTTTTCCTGGCTAATCTGCGAATCGCGTGATGACAAGGGCAATGGCATTCGCTACCTCTACAAAAAGGAGGATGGCGACTACCAGCTACGGCCAGGTCAAGCCGATCCGTTCAATCAGGTCCACCAGCGCAACCGAGGCCTCGCCTCCGATTCGCGCCGCACCGCGCAACGCTACCTGCAGCGTGTGCTGTACGGCAACCTCAAGCCCTTGCTGGATGCCCAGGGCCGGCGCCCCCGATATCTGAGCGATCTACCAAATCCGCCATCGGACACGGATGCCGACTGGCTGTTCGAAGTGCGCTTCGATTACGGAGAGTTGAACGAGGGCAATCCGACGGGCCAGCCAGAGAAGCCTTGGCGCTACCGTCTTGATGCCTTCTCCAGCTACCGCTCGGGTTTCGAGGTGCGCACCTGCCGCCGCTGTGAGCGGGTGCTGATGCTGCACCACATCCCCGATCAGCCGGCGGGCCCGGGCCGGGCGGCGCAACCCGGCTACCAGGGTGTAGTTCGCAGCACCGAATTCACTTACGACGACGAGATCGACCCCGGTCTTGCCACCCGGCCCGTCTACAGCTTCCTGAAACAGGTGGCGCAAACGGGGTGGAAGCAGGAAGGTGGTTCGACCACCCGCCGCAGTCTGCCGCCGGTGGAGTTCACCTATACCGTGCCCATCGTGCATGAGATCGTCGAAGAGGCCGATCTGGCGAGCCTGAAGAACCTGCCCATCGGTCTGGATGGCAACACCTATCGCTGGACCGATCTGCACGGCGAAGGCATCCCCGGCATCCTCACCGAGCAGGCTGGTGCCTGGTGTTACAAGCGCAACTGGAGCCCGATACCACAGAAGCAGACCGACGGCAGCGAAGCGGTCAAGGCCTGGTTCGCTCCGCTCGAAATCGTCACTCTCAAGCCCAATGCGGCCCTCAGCAGCGGTACGGAGTTTATGGATCTGGCCGGCGACGGCCAACCCGACGTGGTCGTCATGGAAGGCCCTACCCCTGGCTTATATGAACATGACGAGGCCGAAGGCTGGCAGTCGTTCCGCCCCTTTACGTCGCGCCTGACCCGCGATCTGCGCGACCCCAACCTCAAGTTCGTCGACCTGGACGGTGACGGCCACGCCGATGTGCTGATTACCGAAGACGACGCCTTGGTCTGGCATGCCTCGCTCGCCGAAGCAGGCTTCGGTCCGGCCCGGCGCGTCGCGCAAGCGCTCGACGAGGAGAAGGGCCCACGCCTCGTCTTTGCTGACGGCACGCAATCCATCTTTCTCGCCGACATGAGCGGCGACGGTCTCACCGACCTGGTTCGCATCCGCAACGGCGAGGTGTGCTACTGGCCCAATCTCGGCTACTGTCGCTTCGGTGCCAAGGTCACGATGAGCTTCACAGACGAAAGCGGTTGCTCGGCCTGCTTCGATCATTGCGACCAATTCGATCACAAGCGGATCCGCCTGGCCGACATCGACGGCAGCGGCACCACCGACATTATCTACCTGCACCGCGACGGCGTGCGGCTCTACTTCAACCAGTCGGGCAACGGCTGGAGCCAGCCGCAGGTGCTCAAGGTGTTCCCGCGTATCGATGACCTCGCGAGTATCGTGCCCATTGACCTGCTGGGCAACGGCACCGCCTGCCTGGTCTGGTCGTCGTCCTTACCGGGTGACGCCCGCCGGCCGATGCGCTACGTCAACCTGATGGGCGGGCAGAAGCCACACCTGCTGGTCAAGACTGTCAACAACCTCGGGGCGGAGACGCGCGTCAACTACGCCCCCTCGACCAAGTTCTACCTGCAGGACAAGCGCGACGGCAGGCCCTGGATCACCCGGCTGCCGTTCCCGGTGCATGTGGTCGAGCGCGTGGAAACCTGGGACCACATCAGCCGCAACCGCTTCGTCACCCGCTACGCCTACCACCACGGCTACTTCGACGGGGAAGAGCGCGAGTTTCGCGGCTTCGGCATGGTGGAGCAGTGGGATACCGAGCAGTTCGCAGCCCTAGCCGACGGAGCGGTGCCGGCCGACAACATCGACAGTGCTTCGCATGTGCCGCCGGTGTTGACCAGAACCTGGTTCCATACCGGCGTCTACCGCGGCCGCGACCACGTCGCCGACTACTTTGCCGGGCTTCTGGACGCGCACGACGTTGGTGAGTACTTCCGCGAGCCGGGTCTAAGCGACGCGCAGGCGCGTGAGCTGCTGCTCGAAGATACTCTCCTGCCCGACGGCTTGGGCGTCGAAGAAGAGCGCGAAGCCTGCCGGGCGTTGAAAGGCGCGATGCTGCGCCAGGAGATCTATGCGTTGGACGGCGTGGGCGTGGACGCCGACTATCCCCATGGCCACCCCTACACCGTCGCCGAACAGAACTTCACTATCCGCGCCTTGCAGCCACGTGGCTTGAATCGCCACGCCGTCTTCTTCACCCATGCGCGCGAGGCGCTGACTTACCACTACGAACGCAACCCCACCGACCCACGCATCCAGCATGCGCTGACAATGGAAGTCGATGATTTCGGCAACGTCCTCAAACAGGCTGCCATCGGCTACGGCCGCCGCGCCTCACCGTTGTCGGAGCAATGGGATCGCAACCGACAGACAACGGCGCTGATGACCTGCGCAGAAAACACCGTCACCAATGCCGTGGACGATACGACGAAGTACCCGGACGACTACCGCAGCCCGCACCCGTGTGAATCACGCAGCTACGAGCTGACCGGCGTGGCCCAGTACGACAAGCGCTTGGGTTTCAAGCGGCTCGTCGATGAGATTGCCACCGCAGCGCCCTTGAAATACGAGGAGGAATCCACCGCCGGGCAGAAGCAGAAACGCCTGATCGAGCACGTCTGCACGCTCTATCGCAAGGACGATCTCAGCGGTCTGCTACCCCTCAACAAGCTCGAACCACTTGCACTCTCGGGCGAAAGCTACAGGCTCGCTTTCACCCCCGGGCTGCTGGATCAGGTGTTCAAGCGTCCACGCCTAGCGCAACCCGACGAATTCTTGCTGCCGTTGGCGGCCCGGGCAGCGATCCTCGGCGGCCAAGCCGGCGACCAGGGCGGCTATGTCGACCTGGTCGGCAATAGCCACTGGTGGATCCCTTCGGGCCGATTGTTCTATCACCCGGACGACGTGGCAGCCCCCGTCGAGCTGGCCGAGGCCCGCGCCCATTTCTTCCAACCGCGCCGCTACCGCGACCCCTTCGATCAGCACGCCTTCGTCGACTTCGACGCCTATGGCCTGCTGATGGTCGAAACCCGCGACGCGCTGAACAACCGCGTCACGGTGGATGCCAACGACTACCGCGTGCTGCAGCCGCGCCTGATCAGCGATCCGAATCGCAACCGGACCGAAGTCGCTTTCGATGCGCTCGGCATGGTGGTCGGCACCGCCGTGATGGGCAAGCCGCACCCGGCGGAGGCGGAAGGCGACTCGCTCGCCGGCTTCGCCACAGACCTCACGCAAGACGAACTCGACGACTTCTTCGACGCCGTCGACCCGCACGCCAACGCGGCGGCACTGCTGGAAGACGCGACCACACGCATCCTTTACGGCCTCGACCGCTTCCGCCGCACGCAACAGGCACACCCCGATGAACCAAAAGAGTGGCTGCCCGCCTGCGCCGCCACGCTCGTTCGCGAAACCCACCTCCACGCCCCGCTGTCGCCGCAGGGCCTGAAAATCCCGCTCAGCTTCAGCTACTCTGACGGCTTCGGCCGCGAAGTCCAGAAGAAGATCCAGGCCGAGCCCGGGCCGGTGCCGCAGCGGGATGCCGCGGGCAAGATTATCGTCGGGGTCGACGGCCAGCCGGTGATGACACCGAATGAGGTGAGCCCGCGCTGGGTTGGCAGCGGCTGGACAGTGTTCAACAACAAGGGCAAGCCGATTCGCCAGTACGAGCCCTTCTTTACCGACACCCACCGTTTTGAGCTGGATATGCGCATCGGCGTCAGCCCGGTGCTTTTCTACGACCCGGCCGAGCGCGTCATCGCTACGCTGCACCCGAACCACACCTACGAAAAAGTGACGTTCGACCCTTGGCAGCAGACAACCTATGACGTTAACGACACCTGCGCGCCGCCGGTCCAGAAGCCTGGCGACCCGCCACCGCGCGAAACCGGCGATCCGCGCACCGACCCCGACATCGGCGGCTACGTCAAGAAGTACTTCGAGGCACTGTCGGTAGATTCAGCGCAGCCCTGGCAGACCTGGTACGCCCAGCGTATCGGCAACGCACTGGGCACCGACGAACGCAACGCTGCCGAACGCGCCGGGGCCCATGCCGATACACCTACCACTGCCCATTTCGACGCCCTGGGCCGTCCCTTCCTGACAGTCGCGCGCAACCGGGTGGTCTGCGAAGGTCATCTGCTGCACAACAAACCCGACGAGCAATTCCGCACCCGCGTCGAGCTGGACATCGAAGGCAACCAGCGCACGGTGTTCGACGAACGCAAGCTGCCCGACACCGACAACCTGCCCCTGGGCGCGCTGGAGCAGCGCATCGTCATGCAGTACGCTTACGACATGCTGGGCAACCGCATCCACCAGCAAAGCCAGGAAGCCGGCGCGCGCTGGATGCTCAATGACGTGGCCGGCAAGCCGATTCGCGCCTGGGACAGCCGCGGCCACAACTTCACGACCAAGTACGACGCACTGCGCCGCCCGATCGAACAATACGTACGGGGCACCTTCAGCGATCCCGATCCGCTGAAACCCAACTCCGACCCCCGCACGCTAAACCCGCCGAACGAGGCCGGCCTGCTGGTCGACAGGATCGAGTACGGCGAGCCGCCGCTCAACCCTACACAAGAGCAGGAAGCCGAAGCGCAGCGCCTCAACCTGCGCACCCGCATCTACCGCCACCTTGATTCCGCCGGCATCGCCACCAATGCTCGGCTCGACGCCGCCGACAAGCCGATCGAGGCCTACGACTTCAAGGGCAACCTGCTGCGCAGCACGAGGCAACTGATCAGCGACTACAAAGCCATTCCCGACTGGTCACGTAACCCAAAACCGCACCTCGACGCCGAAACCTTCGAAGGCCGCACCCGCTACGACGCGCTCAATCACCCCGTCCAGTCCGTCGCCCCACACAGCAGCCTGGGCCGCGGCAAGGTCAACGTCATCCAGCCGGTGTTCAACGAGGCCAACCTGCTGGAGCGGGTGGACGTGTGGCTGGAACGCGTGGCGGAACCGGGCGAGCTGCTCGACCCGACCGTTGAGGCGCCATCGCGGGTCGGCGTGACCGATATCGACTACGACGCCAAGGGCCAGCGCCTGCGCATCGACTACAAGAACGGCGCCAGCACCTTCTACCGCTACGACCCGCTCACTTTCCGCCTCACCCAGCTGTTGACCAGGCGCAAGCCGGCGGATTCCCCCGGCGACGACCCGCAGCCCGCTGATCCCGCCTGGCCCGGCAAGCAAGTGCAGAACCTGCACTACACCTACGACCCCGCCGGCAACATCACCCACATCCGCGACGACGCGCAGCAGGCCATCTACTTCAAGAATCAGCGTGTCGAGCCAAGCAACGACTACGTCTACGACGCACTCTATCGCCTGATTCAGGCCCAGGGCCGCGAGCATCTGGGGCAAGCAGGAGCCGCGCCGATACCGCACTCCTACAGCGATGCGGGTCGAATCGGTCTGCTGCATCCCGGCGATGGCAACGCCATGGGCACCTACACCGAGCGCTACGTCTACGACGCGGTCGGCAACTTCCTGCAGATGCAGCACCGCGGCAGCGACCCGGCGCATCCGGGCTGGACGCGCGCCTACACCTACGCGGAAACCAGTCTGATCGAAGACGGCAAAGACGGCACGCCGGTCAAGGCCAGCAACCGTCTGACCCGCACCATGCTGAATCCGGCAGGCAACACCCCGCAGCCGGAGTCCTACCGCCACGATGCCCACGGCAACATGCTGAGCATGCCACAACTGAACGCGATGCAGTGGGACTACAAGGACCAGCTGCAGTTGACGCAGCGGCAGAAGGTCAACGACGAGGACGTGGACGGCGTCGAGCGCCACGGCGAGCGTACCTGGTACATCTATGACGCCTCAGGGCAGCGTGTGCGCAAGGTGACGGAACTGGCCAACCACGGCGGTATCAAGGACGAGCGCATCTATCTCGGCGGGTTCGAAGTGTTTCGCAGCTATCAAGGCCCATTCAATGCGCGCACGCTGAAACTGGAGCGCGAGACGCTGCACGTGACGGACGACAAGCGGCGCATCGCGCTGGTGGAGATGCGCACGCTGGGCGATGAGCAGGACGTACCGCAGCGGCTGATCCGCTACCAGTTCGGCAATCATCTCGGATCAAGCAGCCTGGAGCTGGATGAACAGGCACAGATCATTTCCTACGAGGAATACGCACCCTACGGCAGTTCAACCTATCAGGCGGCGCGCAGCCAGACGGAGACGGCGAAGCGGTATCGGTATACAGGGAAGGAGCGAGATGAAGAGAGTGGCTTGTATTACCACGGGGCGAGGTACTACGCGGCGTGGCTGGGTAGGTGGGCAAATTGTGATCCAGTGGGAATCGTTGATGGCGCTAATCTATATCAATACTGCAGATGCATGCCTGTCAAGGGAACTGACCCGTGCGGCACCCAAACCGCGATGAGCGAAACCTCGGTTCTGCAGACAATCTACAAGACGCTGGAACAGAAGAGAATTGCCTACAACAGCGAGACAACGGTCAAGCTTACTCTTTCAGATGGAACAACCGCAGTTCGTCGCTACGACGTGTTCTATCAAGACCCAAAGACCAAAGAATTTCACGGCATCGAAGCAAAGGGCGCTAGCCCAGGAAAGCTGACCGCCACCCAACTTCAAACGGACAGAATAGTGCAGGAGTATGGTGCGCGGTTTGAAGTGCTCGACACGGCAGCGAAACCGCCAAGTGCAGTGAAGGCTCAGAACCTTCCAATCACCAAGGGCATGCAAGGTCAAATTCGCCCGGGTCACCTGCAATACGCTCACGGCAGACCCGGCTATGTTCCGAATCCGACCGAGCCATTCTCGACGGATGTCAATTTCTGGCGGGCAATGATGGACGAATCGCATCCCAATATGAACGCACCCCCGAACACCGCGAGAATGACGAGCATCAATCAGCCAACAAAGCATTTGTCACAAGCTGAAGCGGCAGCTCAAACCGCTAAGAATGTGGGCAGCAAGGCAACGCGTCCGTCGCCACTACCTCCTTCGCTTGGTGGCACGACCAAGCCTTTGCAGGCGCCAATTCGGCTGGCACCTCCGGAGCCCGTGCCACCTATTTCTCCGCCCAAACAGAGCGTGGGGCCCAGCGCCGTGCCCAAGAGCGCCCCCCCGGCAGCGCTACCGAAGGGAGCGGCGCCGGGAATTCTAGAAGGTATTGCGGGAAAGCTGGCCGGTCCTGGCGCAGTCTTGGGCGGCTACCTGTCCTTTAAGACGCACTACCACGACGTGATGATGATATTCGATCCTAGCAATCCGGAACTCGGGCCAGTCAACACGCACCGTTTTGATTCAGTCGGAACTGAGTGGATCAAAATTGGCCCGCAGACATGGGTCACACGGGATTATTACGACAAGATGTTGTAA